A section of the Salmo trutta chromosome 4, fSalTru1.1, whole genome shotgun sequence genome encodes:
- the LOC115192131 gene encoding E3 ubiquitin-protein ligase RNF25 isoform X1, giving the protein MAAESDVLSEIEVLQSIYLDELQINRRDDGGWEVSLVLYPSTGEDSLSQFVRLTLTLTLDLQYPSSPPSISIHNPRGLSDDKLCSVQKCLQTEAESCLGSAVLYQLIEKAKEILTESNIPHGNCVICLYGFKDGEAFTKTRCYHYFHSHCLGRYITHSETELREREKELEQDKTRERTDEELTVVCPVCRETLTYNVDQLLSNPAPSFPKLEGAVMGVEFRQKWAELQNLLERQKAKGGIIDTEAESNRFLIHINEPPPDSDNVSADGNASPRQSLPSLPPASTNQITAPKLQHAGHSHRRGGLGHQFRHQGPQGHFRGPRRGGRDRPEAGRGRPHTHPGTPVPPTDHLDKLSLSSEKHDNFYSAPPANFHNVPIKARLQENSSHPDLEQAQLSQLEKEEGEGRTELGQQEAPVPKDGQPISKSSLDTSKIDIPPRNGMEMEPGRGHRERGRRRGPRGSVQQPDQWQERHFRGTDQWDARGSGYHRYWDRRGQRSRGVANYPHSREGRAHMAGGRGLHQSVVEGDVGRDAAAL; this is encoded by the exons ATGGCAGCTGAAAGCGA TGTGCTGTCCGAGATTGAGGTTCTCCAGTCCATCTATCTGGATGAGCTGCAGATTAACAGGAGAGATGATGG GGGATGGGAGGTGAGTCTGGTTCTATATCCCTCCACGGGTGAAGATTCCCTCTCTCAGTTTGTGCGACTCACCCTGACTTTGACTCTCGACTTGCAG tatccctcctctcctccctccatttcCATCCACAACCCTCGGGGTCTTTCTGATGACAAGCTGTGCAG tgtgcAGAAATGTCTGCAGACAGAGGCGGAGTCCTGCCTGGGTTCCGCTGTGTTGTACCAGCTCATTGAG aAAGCCAAAGAGATCCTGACGGAGAGCAATATTCCCCATGGGAACTGCGTCATCTGCCTTTACGGGTTTAAG GATGGGGAGGCGTTCACCAAGACCAGATGCTACCATTATTTCCACTCCCACTGCCTAGGCCGCTACATCACCCACTCGGAGACTGAGCTccgggagagggagaaggagctggagcaggacaagacacggGAGAGGACCGATGAG GAGCTAACAGTTGTGTGTCCCGTGTGTAGAGAAACTCTGACTTACAACGTTGACCAGCTCCTGTCCAATCCTGCCCCTAGCTTTCCAAAG CTGGAGGGAGCGGTGATGGGGGTGGAGTTTCGGCAGAAGTGGGCTGAGCTCCAGAACCTTTTGGAGCGTCAGAAAGCAAAAGGCGGGATTATCGACACAGAGGCGGAGTCTAACCGCTTCCTCATACATATTAATGAG CCGCCTCCTGACTCAGACAATGTCAGTGCTGACGGGAATGCCTCTCCCAGACAATCACTGCCCTCccttccccctgcctccaccaATCAGATCACGGCACCAAAGCTGCAGCACGCTGGCCACTCACATCGCAGGGGAGGGCTAGGTCACCAGTTCCGTCACCAAGGGCCGCAGGGCCACTTCAGGGGCcccaggaggggagggagagacaggccagaggcagggagaggcaggCCCCACACACACCCAGGGACACCTGTCCCCCCCACCGACCATCTGGACAaactctctctgtcctcagagAAACATGACAACTTCTACAGTGCTCCTCCTGCCAACTTTCACAACGTACCAATCAAAGCCAGACTTCAGGAGAACTCTAGCCACCCGGACCTGGAACAAGCACAGTTAAGCCAATTGGAgaaggaagaaggagagggaCGCACGGAGCTAGGCCAACAAGAGGCTCCAGTTCCTAAAGACGGTCAGCCAATAAGCAAATCAAGCCTGGACACTTCTAAAATAGACATCCCACCTAGGAACGGCATGGAAATGGAGCCTGGGCGAGGCcatagggagagaggaaggaggaggggccCTCGTGGTTCAGTGCAACAGCCTGACCAATGGCAAGAGAGGCATTTCAGAGGAACAGACCAATGGGATGCTCGGGGGAGCGGGTACCATCGCTACTGGGACAGGCGAGGTCAGCGAAGCAGGGGAGTTGCCAACTACCCCCATAGCAGAGAAGGCAGAGCTCACATGGCTGGTGGGAGGGGCCTCCATCAGAGTGTGGTAGAGGGAGATGTGGGGAGAGATGCTGCTGCTCTATGA
- the LOC115192131 gene encoding E3 ubiquitin-protein ligase RNF25 isoform X3 — protein sequence MTSCADFSLSPSVQKCLQTEAESCLGSAVLYQLIEKAKEILTESNIPHGNCVICLYGFKDGEAFTKTRCYHYFHSHCLGRYITHSETELREREKELEQDKTRERTDEELTVVCPVCRETLTYNVDQLLSNPAPSFPKLEGAVMGVEFRQKWAELQNLLERQKAKGGIIDTEAESNRFLIHINEPPPDSDNVSADGNASPRQSLPSLPPASTNQITAPKLQHAGHSHRRGGLGHQFRHQGPQGHFRGPRRGGRDRPEAGRGRPHTHPGTPVPPTDHLDKLSLSSEKHDNFYSAPPANFHNVPIKARLQENSSHPDLEQAQLSQLEKEEGEGRTELGQQEAPVPKDGQPISKSSLDTSKIDIPPRNGMEMEPGRGHRERGRRRGPRGSVQQPDQWQERHFRGTDQWDARGSGYHRYWDRRGQRSRGVANYPHSREGRAHMAGGRGLHQSVVEGDVGRDAAAL from the exons ATGACAAGCTGTGCAG atttctctctctctcccagtgtgcAGAAATGTCTGCAGACAGAGGCGGAGTCCTGCCTGGGTTCCGCTGTGTTGTACCAGCTCATTGAG aAAGCCAAAGAGATCCTGACGGAGAGCAATATTCCCCATGGGAACTGCGTCATCTGCCTTTACGGGTTTAAG GATGGGGAGGCGTTCACCAAGACCAGATGCTACCATTATTTCCACTCCCACTGCCTAGGCCGCTACATCACCCACTCGGAGACTGAGCTccgggagagggagaaggagctggagcaggacaagacacggGAGAGGACCGATGAG GAGCTAACAGTTGTGTGTCCCGTGTGTAGAGAAACTCTGACTTACAACGTTGACCAGCTCCTGTCCAATCCTGCCCCTAGCTTTCCAAAG CTGGAGGGAGCGGTGATGGGGGTGGAGTTTCGGCAGAAGTGGGCTGAGCTCCAGAACCTTTTGGAGCGTCAGAAAGCAAAAGGCGGGATTATCGACACAGAGGCGGAGTCTAACCGCTTCCTCATACATATTAATGAG CCGCCTCCTGACTCAGACAATGTCAGTGCTGACGGGAATGCCTCTCCCAGACAATCACTGCCCTCccttccccctgcctccaccaATCAGATCACGGCACCAAAGCTGCAGCACGCTGGCCACTCACATCGCAGGGGAGGGCTAGGTCACCAGTTCCGTCACCAAGGGCCGCAGGGCCACTTCAGGGGCcccaggaggggagggagagacaggccagaggcagggagaggcaggCCCCACACACACCCAGGGACACCTGTCCCCCCCACCGACCATCTGGACAaactctctctgtcctcagagAAACATGACAACTTCTACAGTGCTCCTCCTGCCAACTTTCACAACGTACCAATCAAAGCCAGACTTCAGGAGAACTCTAGCCACCCGGACCTGGAACAAGCACAGTTAAGCCAATTGGAgaaggaagaaggagagggaCGCACGGAGCTAGGCCAACAAGAGGCTCCAGTTCCTAAAGACGGTCAGCCAATAAGCAAATCAAGCCTGGACACTTCTAAAATAGACATCCCACCTAGGAACGGCATGGAAATGGAGCCTGGGCGAGGCcatagggagagaggaaggaggaggggccCTCGTGGTTCAGTGCAACAGCCTGACCAATGGCAAGAGAGGCATTTCAGAGGAACAGACCAATGGGATGCTCGGGGGAGCGGGTACCATCGCTACTGGGACAGGCGAGGTCAGCGAAGCAGGGGAGTTGCCAACTACCCCCATAGCAGAGAAGGCAGAGCTCACATGGCTGGTGGGAGGGGCCTCCATCAGAGTGTGGTAGAGGGAGATGTGGGGAGAGATGCTGCTGCTCTATGA
- the LOC115192131 gene encoding E3 ubiquitin-protein ligase RNF25 isoform X2 → MYFGYLCKKKTFVYLPKYTGLPSLHLESYLQGVYTFVYWCSIPPLLPPFPSTTLGVFLMTSCADFSLSPSVQKCLQTEAESCLGSAVLYQLIEKAKEILTESNIPHGNCVICLYGFKDGEAFTKTRCYHYFHSHCLGRYITHSETELREREKELEQDKTRERTDEELTVVCPVCRETLTYNVDQLLSNPAPSFPKLEGAVMGVEFRQKWAELQNLLERQKAKGGIIDTEAESNRFLIHINEPPPDSDNVSADGNASPRQSLPSLPPASTNQITAPKLQHAGHSHRRGGLGHQFRHQGPQGHFRGPRRGGRDRPEAGRGRPHTHPGTPVPPTDHLDKLSLSSEKHDNFYSAPPANFHNVPIKARLQENSSHPDLEQAQLSQLEKEEGEGRTELGQQEAPVPKDGQPISKSSLDTSKIDIPPRNGMEMEPGRGHRERGRRRGPRGSVQQPDQWQERHFRGTDQWDARGSGYHRYWDRRGQRSRGVANYPHSREGRAHMAGGRGLHQSVVEGDVGRDAAAL, encoded by the exons ATGTATTTTGGTtacttgtgtaaaaaaaaaacatttgtgtaCCTGCCTaaatatactggccttccctccCTGCACCTGGAGAGCTACCTACAGGGTGTGTACACTTTTGTGTATTGGTGCAG tatccctcctctcctccctccatttcCATCCACAACCCTCGGGGTCTTTCTGATGACAAGCTGTGCAG atttctctctctctcccagtgtgcAGAAATGTCTGCAGACAGAGGCGGAGTCCTGCCTGGGTTCCGCTGTGTTGTACCAGCTCATTGAG aAAGCCAAAGAGATCCTGACGGAGAGCAATATTCCCCATGGGAACTGCGTCATCTGCCTTTACGGGTTTAAG GATGGGGAGGCGTTCACCAAGACCAGATGCTACCATTATTTCCACTCCCACTGCCTAGGCCGCTACATCACCCACTCGGAGACTGAGCTccgggagagggagaaggagctggagcaggacaagacacggGAGAGGACCGATGAG GAGCTAACAGTTGTGTGTCCCGTGTGTAGAGAAACTCTGACTTACAACGTTGACCAGCTCCTGTCCAATCCTGCCCCTAGCTTTCCAAAG CTGGAGGGAGCGGTGATGGGGGTGGAGTTTCGGCAGAAGTGGGCTGAGCTCCAGAACCTTTTGGAGCGTCAGAAAGCAAAAGGCGGGATTATCGACACAGAGGCGGAGTCTAACCGCTTCCTCATACATATTAATGAG CCGCCTCCTGACTCAGACAATGTCAGTGCTGACGGGAATGCCTCTCCCAGACAATCACTGCCCTCccttccccctgcctccaccaATCAGATCACGGCACCAAAGCTGCAGCACGCTGGCCACTCACATCGCAGGGGAGGGCTAGGTCACCAGTTCCGTCACCAAGGGCCGCAGGGCCACTTCAGGGGCcccaggaggggagggagagacaggccagaggcagggagaggcaggCCCCACACACACCCAGGGACACCTGTCCCCCCCACCGACCATCTGGACAaactctctctgtcctcagagAAACATGACAACTTCTACAGTGCTCCTCCTGCCAACTTTCACAACGTACCAATCAAAGCCAGACTTCAGGAGAACTCTAGCCACCCGGACCTGGAACAAGCACAGTTAAGCCAATTGGAgaaggaagaaggagagggaCGCACGGAGCTAGGCCAACAAGAGGCTCCAGTTCCTAAAGACGGTCAGCCAATAAGCAAATCAAGCCTGGACACTTCTAAAATAGACATCCCACCTAGGAACGGCATGGAAATGGAGCCTGGGCGAGGCcatagggagagaggaaggaggaggggccCTCGTGGTTCAGTGCAACAGCCTGACCAATGGCAAGAGAGGCATTTCAGAGGAACAGACCAATGGGATGCTCGGGGGAGCGGGTACCATCGCTACTGGGACAGGCGAGGTCAGCGAAGCAGGGGAGTTGCCAACTACCCCCATAGCAGAGAAGGCAGAGCTCACATGGCTGGTGGGAGGGGCCTCCATCAGAGTGTGGTAGAGGGAGATGTGGGGAGAGATGCTGCTGCTCTATGA